Proteins encoded together in one Labilibaculum sp. DW002 window:
- a CDS encoding class I SAM-dependent methyltransferase, with product MKLISAEGLLDLAQLEKITQKPALFAKDDGNFWQDPYISEHLLNAHLDDESDQGSRKYQDILQSVLWLCEYLKLPEDSKLLDLGCGPGLYSENFYGQGFDVTGIDISQSSIDYAKEQAEGFQYRIKYICQDYLKIDYQNEFDVITLIYGDLCVLSHEDRKILLNKVHKALKPGGFIVFDVFTKYFFSKEEAEQSWYISDDEGFWSEEEHLLLQSHFKYKKDKVRLDKYTMLLANGEVRTHHIWKHYFSLKRCINMMEESGFNVKEYWSNLQGKPFEKESPWIGMIAQKA from the coding sequence ATGAAATTGATATCAGCAGAAGGATTGTTGGACTTAGCTCAACTTGAGAAAATTACACAAAAACCAGCCTTATTTGCCAAAGATGATGGAAACTTCTGGCAAGATCCTTATATCTCCGAGCATCTTTTAAATGCACATCTTGATGATGAATCTGATCAGGGATCACGAAAGTATCAAGACATTTTACAGTCGGTACTTTGGCTGTGCGAATATCTAAAGCTTCCGGAAGATAGCAAGTTGCTTGATTTAGGATGTGGACCTGGCTTGTATAGTGAGAATTTTTACGGACAAGGATTTGATGTTACTGGTATTGATATTTCGCAAAGTTCTATTGATTATGCCAAAGAACAAGCAGAAGGATTTCAATATCGAATAAAATACATTTGCCAAGATTATCTGAAAATAGATTATCAGAATGAATTTGATGTAATTACGCTTATTTATGGAGATTTATGTGTCTTATCTCATGAAGACAGAAAAATACTTCTCAATAAAGTTCACAAGGCATTAAAACCAGGTGGATTCATCGTTTTCGATGTGTTTACCAAGTATTTTTTCTCAAAGGAAGAAGCAGAACAATCTTGGTACATTAGTGATGACGAAGGCTTTTGGAGTGAAGAAGAGCATTTGTTATTACAATCTCATTTTAAATACAAAAAAGATAAAGTTCGACTAGACAAATACACCATGCTATTAGCAAATGGTGAAGTTAGAACTCATCATATTTGGAAACATTACTTTTCTCTAAAAAGATGTATTAACATGATGGAAGAGTCTGGTTTTAATGTGAAAGAATATTGGTCTAACCTGCAAGGAAAACCCTTCGAAAAAGAAAGTCCGTGGATCGGCATGATTGCACAAAAAGCTTAA
- a CDS encoding MgtC/SapB family protein translates to MDYFLQLISETQITTETIFFRLTLSFIIGFIVGVEREKHKQPAGLRTHILICMGSTLIMLLSIFVPQTFPEFQNGDPSRIAAQVVSGIGFLGAGAIMKFGVNVKGLTTAASIWVVAALGLTIGAGMYMGAIIGTAILLIALVVLDVLGKKVFTNKFIKRLNIYTQGQKVHSDDFLPILGKYKVAVRTIDIEHSFEEDKISYYLTVQISEKVKLTDLTSDLNSISGIKRVKLQQIL, encoded by the coding sequence ATGGATTATTTTTTACAATTAATATCTGAGACACAAATTACCACTGAAACTATTTTTTTCAGGTTGACTTTAAGCTTTATTATTGGTTTTATTGTTGGTGTTGAAAGAGAAAAACACAAACAGCCTGCTGGTTTACGAACTCATATTTTAATTTGTATGGGCTCTACTTTAATCATGCTACTTTCTATTTTTGTACCTCAAACCTTTCCTGAATTTCAAAATGGAGATCCATCAAGAATAGCGGCACAAGTTGTTTCTGGAATTGGATTTCTAGGCGCAGGTGCTATTATGAAATTTGGCGTAAACGTAAAAGGATTAACTACAGCGGCATCAATTTGGGTAGTTGCAGCTTTGGGATTAACAATTGGTGCTGGAATGTACATGGGAGCAATAATAGGTACGGCCATATTATTGATAGCTCTAGTTGTTCTTGATGTTTTAGGAAAGAAAGTATTCACAAATAAATTCATTAAAAGATTAAACATTTATACACAAGGACAAAAGGTTCATTCTGATGATTTCCTTCCTATTTTAGGCAAATACAAAGTAGCGGTTAGAACAATTGACATAGAACATTCCTTTGAGGAAGATAAAATTAGCTATTACCTTACCGTGCAAATATCCGAAAAGGTTAAGTTGACCGATTTGACTTCAGATTTAAATAGTATTTCAGGAATTAAAAGAGTAAAATTGCAGCAAATTCTGTAA
- a CDS encoding NfeD family protein, which produces MPDKYQSYMRSTMRATAESHGKDTLIQNGDTIVKWKRDPLIAEAMVDPRTYIENVIDTGKVLTFTPNEAIKNGYCEGIANSVEEVLKKVGVGEYILKKYEPTVIEEMVDFMINPVLQGILIMILIGGIYFELQSPGIGFPLIASIIAAVLYFSPLYLEGMAENWEILLFAIGVILLAVEIFVIPGFGVAGISGLTLIITGLTLSLVDNVAFDFEPRHIRALLSAIMLVVFSMFTSILGSLYLSKKLFASNSFLGHLALNTVENTEEGYVGVEMHAKTLIGKTGIVLSVLRPSGKVEIDKQIYDAKSEDGFLDKDTEIEVIRFETGQVYVIRKEEEEL; this is translated from the coding sequence ATGCCTGACAAGTATCAATCGTATATGCGATCGACTATGCGAGCCACAGCAGAATCACATGGGAAAGACACTTTGATTCAGAATGGTGACACAATTGTAAAATGGAAGAGAGATCCACTTATAGCAGAAGCAATGGTAGATCCCCGCACTTATATTGAAAACGTTATTGACACAGGTAAAGTTCTGACTTTCACTCCAAACGAAGCGATTAAAAATGGCTATTGCGAAGGCATTGCAAATAGCGTAGAGGAAGTATTAAAAAAAGTTGGTGTTGGCGAATACATCCTCAAAAAATACGAACCAACGGTAATTGAAGAAATGGTAGATTTCATGATCAATCCTGTTCTTCAAGGAATTCTCATCATGATTCTAATTGGTGGCATCTATTTTGAATTGCAATCACCAGGAATTGGATTTCCTTTGATAGCTTCGATAATAGCAGCCGTTCTTTATTTCTCTCCTCTTTATTTGGAAGGAATGGCAGAAAACTGGGAAATTCTATTGTTTGCTATTGGAGTTATACTTCTAGCCGTAGAGATATTTGTCATTCCTGGCTTTGGTGTAGCTGGAATTTCAGGGCTTACTCTTATTATAACTGGCCTCACACTTAGCTTGGTTGATAATGTTGCTTTCGATTTTGAACCACGTCATATTAGAGCACTTCTTAGCGCAATCATGTTGGTTGTATTCTCCATGTTTACTTCAATTTTAGGATCCTTATACCTAAGTAAAAAACTGTTCGCGTCTAATTCATTCTTAGGACACTTAGCCCTAAATACAGTTGAAAATACTGAAGAAGGCTACGTTGGTGTTGAAATGCACGCAAAAACATTAATTGGAAAAACCGGAATTGTATTAAGTGTACTTCGTCCTTCAGGAAAGGTAGAAATAGATAAGCAAATCTACGATGCAAAATCGGAAGATGGTTTTCTTGACAAGGATACTGAAATTGAAGTGATCCGCTTTGAAACTGGGCAAGTATACGTTATTCGAAAAGAAGAGGAAGAACTTTAA
- a CDS encoding EI24 domain-containing protein translates to MKFIKDFSFGLRTYTEAIQYIFRKKLAWFFLFPILLNIILFWVGWDYIGDLAQQSQTYLEGWLDLENADFWGSAFLKATIGGFIWVIFKILFFLIFAYFGGYIIIIIMSPVFSYLSERTEKIKTGNDYPFEFRQFVKDIMRGVFIAVRNLAIELILTILMFILSFIPIIGWIGAIFLFFISAYFYGFSFLDYSLERKKMSIKESVQFMRENKGIVMANGFVFSLCLIIPFCGVSFSSFAAVISVVAGTLAVNEIWDDKKISNTNKS, encoded by the coding sequence ATGAAATTCATTAAAGATTTTAGCTTTGGTTTGCGAACCTATACAGAAGCAATACAGTATATTTTCAGAAAAAAACTAGCTTGGTTTTTCCTTTTTCCGATACTTCTAAACATTATATTATTTTGGGTTGGATGGGATTATATTGGCGATTTGGCTCAACAATCTCAAACTTACCTAGAAGGATGGTTAGATTTAGAAAATGCCGACTTTTGGGGTTCTGCCTTCCTAAAAGCAACTATTGGTGGATTTATTTGGGTTATTTTTAAAATACTCTTCTTTCTGATATTCGCATATTTCGGTGGATACATCATCATCATCATTATGTCTCCTGTCTTTTCCTATCTCTCAGAACGAACAGAGAAAATTAAAACAGGAAATGATTACCCTTTTGAATTCAGACAATTTGTTAAAGACATTATGCGTGGTGTTTTTATTGCTGTGCGTAATTTAGCCATTGAATTAATCCTTACCATTTTAATGTTTATTTTAAGTTTCATCCCTATTATTGGCTGGATTGGAGCAATATTTTTATTTTTTATCTCTGCCTATTTTTATGGATTCTCTTTTCTTGATTATTCTCTTGAACGAAAAAAGATGAGTATTAAAGAAAGCGTGCAATTCATGAGAGAAAACAAAGGTATTGTTATGGCAAACGGTTTTGTATTTTCACTTTGCTTGATTATACCATTTTGCGGTGTTTCTTTTTCTAGTTTTGCAGCTGTTATTTCTGTTGTAGCAGGAACATTGGCGGTTAATGAAATTTGGGACGACAAAAAAATAAGCAATACAAATAAGTCGTAA
- the purB gene encoding adenylosuccinate lyase, whose translation MHSLTAISPIDGRYRNKVDVLGEYFSEYALIRYRVLVEVEYFISLCEHPVPQLADFDKNNFDELRSLYLDFTVEDAQKVKDIEAVTNHDVKAVEYFIKEKFDALNLQQYKEFIHFGLTSQDINNTATPYSLRDAVHDVYYPVLEELIAKLESLAKDWDDIALLARTHGQPASPTRLGKEVMVYVYRLRTQLNLLKSVPCSAKFGGATGNFNAHHVAYPQIDWKAFGNKFVNESLKLEREEYTTQISNYDNMGAIFDNFKRINTILIDMNRDFWQYVSMNYFKQKIKKGEVGSSAMPHKVNPIDFENSEGNLGLANATYEHLSAKLPISRLQRDLTDSTVLRNIGVPFAHSIIAFKSTLKGLDKLIISTDAFESDLEDNWAVVAEAIQTILRREAYPNPYEALKALTRTNTTVTQNSIAEFIDTLEISDSLKAELKTITPSNYTGI comes from the coding sequence ATGCACAGTTTAACAGCTATTTCGCCTATAGATGGACGTTACCGTAATAAGGTTGACGTATTGGGAGAGTATTTTTCGGAGTATGCACTTATCAGATACCGCGTATTGGTAGAGGTAGAATATTTCATTTCGCTTTGCGAGCACCCAGTTCCTCAGTTAGCCGATTTTGATAAAAACAATTTCGATGAACTACGCAGTTTATATCTTGACTTTACTGTTGAAGATGCACAGAAAGTTAAAGACATTGAGGCTGTAACCAATCACGATGTAAAGGCAGTTGAATACTTCATTAAAGAGAAATTCGACGCTCTAAACCTACAACAATATAAAGAATTCATCCACTTCGGATTGACTTCTCAAGATATTAACAACACAGCAACGCCTTATTCTTTAAGAGATGCGGTACACGATGTGTATTACCCGGTTTTGGAAGAATTAATTGCTAAGCTTGAGTCTTTGGCTAAAGACTGGGATGATATTGCTCTTCTTGCTCGTACTCACGGTCAGCCAGCTTCTCCAACTCGTTTGGGTAAAGAGGTGATGGTTTACGTTTACCGTTTAAGAACTCAACTTAACCTATTAAAGTCGGTTCCTTGTTCTGCTAAGTTTGGTGGTGCTACTGGTAACTTCAATGCTCACCATGTAGCTTACCCACAAATCGACTGGAAAGCTTTCGGTAATAAATTTGTAAACGAGTCGTTAAAGCTTGAGCGTGAAGAATACACAACTCAGATTTCGAATTACGATAATATGGGTGCGATCTTCGATAATTTCAAGCGCATCAACACGATCTTGATTGATATGAACCGTGATTTCTGGCAATATGTGTCAATGAATTACTTCAAGCAAAAAATTAAGAAAGGTGAAGTTGGATCTTCGGCTATGCCTCATAAAGTGAACCCTATCGACTTCGAAAACTCAGAAGGTAACCTTGGTTTAGCTAACGCAACTTATGAGCATTTATCAGCAAAACTACCTATCTCTCGTTTACAGCGTGATCTTACTGACTCTACTGTATTGAGAAATATTGGTGTTCCTTTTGCTCACTCAATCATTGCATTTAAATCGACATTGAAAGGTTTAGATAAATTGATTATCTCAACTGATGCTTTCGAATCAGATTTAGAAGATAACTGGGCAGTTGTAGCTGAAGCCATTCAGACAATTTTACGTAGAGAAGCTTATCCAAATCCATATGAGGCATTGAAAGCTTTAACTCGTACAAACACAACCGTAACTCAGAATAGTATTGCTGAGTTTATCGATACGCTTGAGATTTCGGACAGCCTTAAAGCTGAGTTGAAAACTATTACTCCTAGCAATTATACCGGAATCTAA